Proteins encoded together in one Marispirochaeta sp. window:
- a CDS encoding aminopeptidase: protein MKELVADRLIPPARTTCSQVLKIRSGERVLIITNPVEEVLAISRALYLAAAEMGADPVMIVQPVKTQLDYADASVLAALQSGPDVVISISAEKIGKDPAGLKKPYRHKDREFDHIFDYLLNGIKSIRALWAPGIHEDMFCRTVGIDYSRLKRESAIINGLFDRSEGMRISCAGGTDLYIGLRNRRGEADDGDFGTPGKGGNLPAGECFASPELGSVTGTIVFRGSISLNKGDILINEPIIVQVEEGFVVSVKGGGEAELLQETIAAGEAEAERLDTEGALPPGMGEIYRHNARSIGEIGIGLNPAARVSGNMLEDEKAYRTCHLAVGANYAEDAPALIHCDGLVLDPTISFLFRGSEEKLVMRDGVLLL, encoded by the coding sequence ATGAAAGAGCTTGTTGCAGACAGATTAATTCCCCCCGCCCGGACGACTTGTTCTCAGGTACTGAAAATTCGTTCCGGAGAACGGGTCCTTATTATTACCAATCCTGTAGAAGAGGTCCTGGCCATCTCCCGGGCCCTCTACCTTGCCGCTGCGGAAATGGGAGCCGATCCGGTGATGATTGTCCAGCCGGTTAAGACGCAGCTTGATTACGCCGATGCGAGCGTTCTGGCGGCGCTGCAAAGCGGTCCGGATGTCGTGATATCCATAAGCGCCGAGAAAATCGGCAAAGACCCTGCAGGGTTAAAAAAGCCCTACCGGCATAAAGACCGGGAATTTGACCATATTTTTGACTACCTGCTGAACGGTATAAAAAGCATCCGGGCCCTCTGGGCTCCCGGAATACATGAGGATATGTTCTGCCGCACCGTAGGAATCGATTACAGCAGGCTTAAGCGGGAGAGCGCTATAATAAACGGTCTTTTTGACCGTTCCGAGGGCATGCGTATCAGCTGCGCCGGAGGGACAGACCTTTACATCGGCCTTCGGAACAGAAGGGGGGAGGCGGACGACGGAGATTTCGGCACCCCGGGGAAGGGGGGCAACCTCCCCGCGGGGGAGTGCTTTGCATCCCCGGAGCTGGGAAGCGTTACCGGTACTATTGTCTTCCGGGGCTCCATCTCCCTGAACAAAGGCGATATCCTTATCAATGAACCGATCATTGTACAGGTAGAGGAGGGCTTCGTTGTCTCCGTCAAAGGCGGGGGGGAGGCAGAACTGCTGCAGGAAACCATCGCCGCGGGAGAAGCGGAAGCAGAGCGCCTCGATACCGAAGGTGCCCTTCCGCCCGGGATGGGAGAGATCTACCGCCATAACGCCCGCTCCATCGGGGAGATCGGTATCGGCCTGAATCCGGCCGCCCGGGTAAGCGGCAACATGCTGGAGGACGAAAAGGCTTACCGGACCTGTCACCTGGCAGTGGGGGCCAACTACGCCGAAGATGCCCCGGCGCTGATCCACTGCGACGGCCTGGTGCTGGATCCGACGATCAGTTTTTTGTTTCGAGGTTCTGAAGAAAAGCTGGTGATGAGGGACGGAGTGCTGCTGCTTTAA
- a CDS encoding DUF3943 domain-containing protein, whose protein sequence is MKKIGTLFTCLLVFVAIVPAVFAIEEYGKPVYSEEKNYALGISNALLSNLGLFSVNRFIGQTEFSKISTESICNNLTGPWQWDRSMFLVNQLGHPYQGYIYYAAAQANNLNAFESSLVTTLGSYTWEVFGERATAAVNDLIVTTVGGVSLGEMLHRIYLDTYTKNQLLATFVSPMDGFNDLVSGRKQNPTNSNIRKVSLVIGGGDNGTQQYRNNVHYDENSYQTGSGGAGIDLHYGDPFVSRTSSIFSHFDLQFFLEGGYDWYNLVLISDGVLFSASPRPQERSWTSYGLHLHYDVFSSKLMDFSGNSLTFTMQHERHTSGGSVVDLKAHAGCLIFGSSTFYRFETDQSKDTVEKRNYGVGAASKLRMSWDFPRAGAVSMQTANYLMMALPNTVSDSEGNVIFSRSTLAYKHPLNETTSVGAAKTLTWKKTKRDYFPDQKKMVYNATVFIEYKL, encoded by the coding sequence ATGAAAAAAATAGGAACACTTTTTACTTGTCTGTTGGTATTCGTCGCGATAGTTCCCGCAGTCTTCGCGATTGAGGAATACGGAAAGCCGGTCTATTCGGAAGAAAAAAACTATGCTCTGGGCATCAGTAATGCCCTCCTCAGCAATCTGGGCCTCTTTTCGGTAAACCGTTTTATCGGGCAGACGGAATTCTCGAAAATCAGTACAGAAAGTATCTGCAACAACCTTACGGGACCATGGCAATGGGACCGCAGCATGTTTTTAGTAAATCAGCTCGGACACCCCTACCAGGGATACATATACTATGCCGCCGCTCAAGCGAACAATCTCAACGCCTTTGAATCAAGCCTTGTCACTACCCTGGGCAGCTACACCTGGGAGGTCTTTGGCGAAAGAGCAACAGCCGCGGTGAACGATTTAATTGTGACCACCGTTGGAGGTGTATCCCTGGGGGAGATGCTTCACCGCATTTATCTTGATACGTATACTAAAAACCAGTTGCTGGCAACCTTTGTCAGTCCGATGGACGGCTTTAACGATCTGGTAAGCGGAAGGAAACAAAACCCCACGAATTCCAACATCCGGAAAGTCTCCCTCGTTATAGGCGGGGGAGACAACGGAACACAACAGTACAGAAATAACGTACATTACGATGAAAATTCGTATCAAACCGGCTCCGGAGGAGCAGGTATCGACCTCCACTACGGGGATCCCTTTGTATCCCGCACCTCCTCCATCTTCAGCCATTTTGATCTTCAGTTTTTTCTTGAGGGCGGGTATGACTGGTACAACCTTGTCCTGATCTCCGACGGGGTACTGTTCTCCGCAAGTCCCCGTCCGCAGGAACGTTCATGGACCAGCTACGGGCTACATCTGCACTATGATGTTTTTTCCAGTAAACTGATGGATTTTTCCGGGAATTCCCTTACCTTTACAATGCAGCATGAGCGGCATACCAGCGGCGGGAGTGTAGTCGACCTCAAAGCCCACGCCGGCTGCCTGATCTTCGGCAGCAGCACATTTTACCGGTTTGAAACCGATCAATCGAAAGATACAGTGGAAAAACGGAATTACGGTGTCGGAGCCGCTTCAAAACTGCGCATGAGCTGGGACTTTCCCCGGGCAGGGGCCGTTTCCATGCAGACTGCCAACTACCTGATGATGGCCCTGCCAAATACGGTCTCCGATTCCGAGGGAAACGTGATCTTCAGCAGATCTACCCTGGCCTACAAACACCCATTGAACGAGACCACCTCGGTGGGAGCGGCAAAAACCCTTACCTGGAAAAAGACCAAACGTGACTATTTTCCTGATCAAAAAAAGATGGTCTACAATGCCACGGTGTTTATTGAATATAAACTGTAG
- a CDS encoding TRAP transporter substrate-binding protein, with protein sequence MKKLMFGLFILLCFCSYAVFAAGSAEGSAQGKKIVIKLSDQANEDNPHYAADMFFAKKVAEKTNGAVVVKVFPNSQLGNARETLEGTLTGTVEATKAAAGALTSFSPGFGVFSLPYIFTDKEQVFNALNGKLGTMLEKQLEDTGFKVLAYYDTGFRSVFNKKQPINKLSDMNGMKIRVMNDPIMIDTFNSLGSLATPLAYSELYTGLKQGVVDGGEQPAVSLYTMKFFEVSDYFSLTNHFYDLNVVVMSKALFDSLDSNIQQALLEAGKETQEYERKVWQDFEDGVVAKIEETGMKVNSLDLGPFKSAVDDVIDSNKDKIGADIVDIALSYSR encoded by the coding sequence ATGAAAAAATTAATGTTCGGTCTATTCATTCTGTTGTGTTTTTGTAGCTATGCCGTATTTGCTGCTGGTTCTGCTGAAGGTTCTGCGCAGGGAAAAAAGATCGTTATTAAACTCAGTGATCAGGCAAACGAAGATAATCCGCACTATGCGGCGGACATGTTTTTTGCCAAGAAGGTCGCGGAAAAAACAAATGGAGCTGTTGTAGTTAAAGTGTTCCCAAACAGCCAGTTAGGAAATGCACGGGAAACTCTTGAAGGCACCCTTACAGGTACTGTTGAAGCAACAAAAGCTGCCGCAGGTGCCCTTACCTCTTTCAGTCCTGGGTTCGGAGTGTTTAGTCTCCCGTATATATTTACTGATAAAGAGCAAGTATTTAATGCGTTGAATGGAAAACTGGGCACTATGCTTGAAAAACAGCTGGAAGATACTGGTTTCAAGGTCTTGGCTTATTACGACACTGGGTTTAGAAGTGTTTTTAATAAAAAGCAGCCGATTAATAAACTATCAGATATGAATGGAATGAAAATTCGGGTTATGAACGACCCGATCATGATTGATACCTTTAATTCTTTGGGATCTCTGGCAACACCCTTGGCCTATTCTGAGCTATATACCGGCTTGAAGCAGGGTGTTGTTGATGGGGGGGAGCAACCGGCAGTATCTTTGTACACAATGAAATTTTTTGAGGTTTCGGATTATTTCTCTCTTACCAATCATTTCTACGATTTGAATGTTGTAGTTATGAGTAAAGCATTATTCGACAGTCTTGATTCCAACATCCAGCAGGCTCTGTTGGAAGCTGGGAAAGAAACGCAAGAATATGAAAGAAAAGTCTGGCAGGATTTTGAAGATGGCGTGGTGGCAAAGATTGAGGAAACCGGGATGAAAGTAAACAGTCTCGATCTTGGCCCATTTAAATCTGCTGTCGACGATGTAATTGATTCAAACAAGGATAAGATTGGCGCTGATATCGTCGATATCGCCCTTTCATATTCGCGGTAG
- a CDS encoding TRAP transporter large permease gives MITILLIIFGVFIVATVPVAYALGLSSMVWVVFSERVPLIMIPQRIFAGIDSFPLLAIPFFILAGQLMATGGISTRLINVAQVLVGRFKGGLAYVNIVVSMLFAGITGSATADTSSIGSVLIPAMKEKGFDSDFTVAVTATSATIGIIIPPSIPMVIYGILMNQSIGTLFIAGAIPGLMVGIILMLTSGFISGKRDYPAGDAYSILETIKIMADGMLPLFTIVIVLGGIIFGIVTPTEAAVMAVVYSFILSVVVYRSVKITDLPRLMMDTILINGMVMLMVGTATIFSWIITSQELPKEIGNFLLDTISNKYVMLMLFNLVLLFAGAVLDLTPAMIIFIPVLAPIAQYVGIDLIHFGVIAVVNLGIGLFTPPVGACLFVSCSIADISMRDSIRGFIPFYIGMFISLMLVTYLPALSLWLPSLLIN, from the coding sequence ATGATAACAATACTTCTAATAATATTCGGAGTTTTCATCGTTGCAACAGTTCCAGTTGCGTACGCTCTGGGTCTGTCATCAATGGTCTGGGTTGTTTTCTCTGAACGTGTACCTTTGATCATGATTCCCCAGAGAATATTCGCCGGAATCGATAGTTTTCCGTTATTGGCAATTCCGTTCTTCATCCTTGCCGGACAATTAATGGCAACAGGCGGAATATCAACTCGCCTGATAAATGTGGCACAAGTTCTAGTGGGTCGTTTTAAGGGAGGACTCGCATACGTTAATATTGTAGTCAGTATGCTTTTTGCCGGCATAACAGGGTCGGCTACCGCGGACACCTCGTCTATTGGATCGGTTTTGATTCCCGCCATGAAAGAGAAGGGTTTTGACAGTGATTTTACGGTCGCTGTTACAGCGACTTCAGCGACTATTGGGATCATCATTCCTCCCAGTATCCCGATGGTAATTTACGGGATATTGATGAACCAGTCGATCGGAACATTGTTCATTGCCGGCGCGATCCCAGGGCTCATGGTCGGAATTATTTTAATGCTGACCAGTGGTTTTATTTCCGGGAAAAGGGATTATCCGGCTGGTGATGCATATTCAATTCTGGAAACTATCAAGATAATGGCTGATGGAATGTTGCCCCTTTTTACCATTGTTATTGTTCTTGGTGGAATAATATTCGGGATTGTGACGCCGACGGAAGCGGCGGTAATGGCTGTTGTGTACTCGTTCATTCTCAGTGTGGTTGTATACAGAAGTGTGAAGATTACCGATCTTCCGCGGCTGATGATGGATACAATATTAATAAATGGTATGGTCATGCTGATGGTCGGGACAGCCACAATATTCAGCTGGATAATCACCAGCCAGGAACTTCCGAAGGAAATAGGTAACTTTCTTCTGGATACAATAAGCAACAAATATGTGATGCTCATGTTGTTTAATCTGGTTCTGTTGTTTGCTGGTGCTGTATTGGACCTGACCCCAGCCATGATAATCTTTATTCCGGTACTTGCGCCGATAGCCCAGTACGTGGGAATCGACTTGATACATTTCGGTGTTATTGCAGTCGTTAATCTCGGTATCGGTCTGTTTACTCCTCCGGTGGGTGCCTGCTTATTTGTGAGCTGCTCCATTGCTGACATTTCAATGAGGGACTCAATACGAGGATTCATTCCATTTTACATCGGGATGTTTATTTCCCTGATGTTAGTTACGTATTTACCGGCGTTGTCATTGTGGCTTCCATCGCTTTTAATAAATTGA
- a CDS encoding TRAP transporter small permease: MNIRKALFSGVLEWVSLLAFAALIVLTVIQVLSRYVLKMPVTFTEEMGRFLFIWVSLLGAALVMKNDSHMRLDILKDKLSPRITTILEFFVFAAILIFSAVVFSESFRLIKATTRQIAPVSRLPMAVVYLVLPISTFFMSLYSVRYMYLAIKKMSRDRNNK, encoded by the coding sequence ATGAATATTCGAAAAGCTCTATTCTCCGGTGTTCTTGAATGGGTATCGTTACTTGCCTTCGCTGCCCTTATTGTACTAACGGTAATTCAGGTGCTGTCCCGATATGTTTTAAAAATGCCGGTTACTTTTACAGAAGAGATGGGAAGATTTCTTTTTATTTGGGTATCGCTCCTGGGTGCTGCTCTTGTTATGAAAAACGATAGTCATATGCGTCTGGATATACTTAAAGATAAACTGTCTCCTCGCATTACGACCATACTCGAGTTTTTTGTATTTGCTGCGATTTTAATTTTCAGTGCTGTTGTTTTCTCGGAGAGTTTTCGTTTGATAAAAGCTACTACCAGACAAATCGCGCCTGTATCGCGCTTACCCATGGCGGTGGTCTACTTGGTTCTGCCGATTTCTACATTCTTTATGTCGCTTTATTCAGTTCGATACATGTACCTTGCTATTAAAAAAATGTCCCGCGACAGGAATAATAAATGA
- a CDS encoding MATE family efflux transporter, which translates to MNIRPDRKFLASLVSLALPIAAQSFLLSSVNLIDNFMIGRLGESSIAAVALGNQVYFLVMMLLFGVTSGAGIFVSQFWGKKDLATIHRIQGLTLLVSFSACLLVSLSAVTIPGRLIGLLTTDRVVIREGAQYLRIVAFSYPLTAITFSFVMVLRSCGFTRIPFNAAAAALSTNVVLNAVLIFGMFGFPALGVRGAALGTLIARALETCIIVVLSYRRDRPSAAPLKKLIDWNMPLIRRIRKTSLPVVFNEIGWSMGMIVLNSVFARIGTEVIAARNIADTVFRMLMVLFVGMGNGAHIMIGNAIGSGNEQSARRLAGQFSLLGPMTAVCTGIVLAAVSPLVPQMFSVSPVTSRYIIQFLLIIAMVFPFKALSIIQIVGIFRGGGDTRFSMALDVGGVWLIGIPLAITSGLLLQWPVWLVFLLASSEEIIKSVIGIYRTISDRWINNLTEDEPGIPLDKAPK; encoded by the coding sequence ATGAACATACGACCGGACCGTAAATTTCTAGCATCCCTTGTCTCCCTTGCCCTCCCCATCGCGGCCCAGAGCTTTCTTCTGTCGTCGGTCAACCTGATCGACAACTTCATGATCGGCCGGCTGGGAGAAAGCAGCATTGCCGCTGTCGCCCTGGGCAACCAGGTCTACTTCCTGGTCATGATGCTTCTTTTCGGGGTAACCTCCGGAGCCGGTATCTTCGTCAGCCAGTTCTGGGGCAAAAAGGACCTTGCAACCATTCACCGTATACAGGGACTGACCCTGCTTGTCAGTTTCAGCGCCTGTCTGCTTGTAAGTCTCAGCGCCGTAACCATACCCGGCAGACTCATAGGGCTCCTGACCACAGACAGGGTTGTAATACGGGAGGGCGCTCAGTATCTAAGGATTGTTGCTTTCTCCTATCCCCTGACGGCGATTACCTTCAGCTTTGTTATGGTTCTGCGTTCCTGCGGTTTTACCCGGATCCCCTTCAACGCCGCCGCCGCCGCCCTCTCCACGAACGTGGTCCTCAACGCGGTCCTGATCTTCGGCATGTTCGGTTTTCCCGCCCTGGGTGTCCGGGGAGCTGCCCTGGGCACCCTGATTGCCCGGGCGCTGGAGACCTGCATTATCGTGGTATTGAGCTACCGCCGTGACCGGCCCTCGGCGGCCCCGCTGAAAAAGCTTATTGACTGGAACATGCCCCTTATCAGGCGGATCCGGAAAACCTCCCTGCCGGTAGTGTTCAACGAAATCGGCTGGTCCATGGGCATGATAGTCCTGAACTCCGTCTTCGCCCGCATTGGTACCGAGGTCATTGCTGCGCGGAATATCGCCGATACGGTGTTCCGGATGCTCATGGTGCTTTTTGTAGGGATGGGAAACGGGGCGCATATAATGATCGGCAACGCCATCGGCTCCGGGAATGAACAGAGCGCACGGCGCCTTGCGGGTCAGTTCTCTCTGCTGGGTCCGATGACCGCGGTATGTACCGGAATAGTACTGGCCGCAGTATCGCCCCTGGTCCCGCAGATGTTCAGCGTCAGTCCTGTAACCTCCCGATATATAATCCAGTTCCTTCTCATCATCGCCATGGTCTTTCCCTTCAAGGCCCTGTCGATTATACAGATCGTCGGGATCTTCCGCGGCGGCGGGGACACCCGCTTCAGCATGGCCCTGGATGTGGGAGGAGTCTGGCTCATCGGTATTCCCCTGGCAATAACAAGCGGGCTTCTTCTTCAATGGCCGGTCTGGCTGGTATTCCTGCTGGCAAGTTCCGAGGAGATCATCAAATCGGTGATCGGGATCTACCGCACCATCAGCGACAGGTGGATCAACAACCTGACGGAGGATGAGCCTGGGATTCCCCTGGACAAGGCGCCGAAGTGA
- the leuS gene encoding leucine--tRNA ligase, giving the protein MSKYPYAEIEQKWQRFWEENSSFKVEEDPSFPKEKRRYVLDMFPYPSGSGLHVGHPEGYTATDIYCRFLRMRGYNVLHPMGFDSFGLPAENYAIQTGTHPKVTTERNIRHFRTQIKSLGFSYDWDREISTHSEEYYRWTQWIFLKLFEQGLAYEAETPINWCSSCLTGLANEEVKDGKCERCGQLVERRNIRQWILKITSYADRLLEDLDTLDWSESIKTMQRNWIGRSEGANVHFQINGHLESLEIYTTRPDTLFGATYMVMAPEHPYVEKITTDKYRPAVEAYLEKARLKSDLERTDLAKNKTGVFTGAYAINPVNGKKIPIWISDYILISYGTGAIMAVPAHDQRDWEFAKKFDLSIIEVLKGGNIETEAFTEDGPHVNSSFLDGMGKEEAIDAIISWLEERKLGQRAVNYKLRDWVFSRQRYWGEPIPLIHCPKCGIVPVPEDQLPLKLPAVESFKPSGTGESPLAKIDEWVHTSCPQCGGPGRRETNTMPQWAGSCWYYLRYLDPRNGNALADRDKIDYWMPVDLYVGGAEHAVLHLLYARFWHKVLFDIGVVGEAEPFKRLVNQGMITSFAYQRSDKTLVPTDEVEEPETDTFVEKGTGAPLTQVIAKMSKSLKNVINPDDIIRDFGADSMRVYEMFMGPLQVSKPWSTSGISGVHRFLDRVWRLFDKKLVDQEPSEELTRVLHKTIKKVTQDTDSLEFNTAIAQMMIFVNEVFKEETLNRRLIEPFVLLLSPYAPHLAEELWERLGYKPLAGRQSWPDYEEELTRDELINLVFQINGKVRAKIEAAADISPDTMKEAALNHPRIQELIAGKQIRKIIPVPGKLVNIVVG; this is encoded by the coding sequence ATGAGCAAATACCCATACGCCGAGATTGAGCAGAAATGGCAGCGCTTCTGGGAAGAGAATTCCAGCTTCAAAGTGGAAGAGGACCCCTCCTTTCCTAAAGAGAAACGGCGCTACGTGCTCGACATGTTCCCCTACCCCTCCGGATCCGGCCTCCACGTCGGCCATCCTGAGGGATACACCGCCACGGATATCTATTGTCGTTTTTTACGCATGCGGGGCTATAATGTGCTCCATCCCATGGGCTTCGACTCCTTCGGACTGCCAGCCGAGAACTATGCCATCCAGACCGGCACCCATCCCAAGGTCACCACGGAACGTAACATCAGGCACTTCCGTACCCAGATCAAGTCCCTGGGTTTCAGTTACGACTGGGACCGTGAAATCTCTACCCACAGCGAAGAGTATTACCGCTGGACACAGTGGATCTTTCTGAAACTCTTTGAGCAGGGGCTGGCCTACGAGGCGGAGACCCCGATCAACTGGTGTTCTTCCTGCCTGACGGGCCTTGCCAACGAGGAAGTCAAGGACGGCAAGTGTGAGCGCTGCGGTCAGCTGGTAGAGCGGCGCAACATCCGCCAATGGATACTCAAAATCACCTCCTATGCCGACCGGCTCCTGGAAGATCTGGATACCCTTGACTGGTCGGAATCCATCAAGACCATGCAGCGCAACTGGATCGGCCGTTCCGAGGGCGCCAATGTCCACTTCCAGATAAACGGACACCTCGAATCCCTGGAGATCTACACTACCCGGCCGGACACCCTCTTTGGTGCCACCTACATGGTCATGGCTCCGGAGCATCCCTATGTGGAAAAGATCACCACTGACAAGTACCGGCCCGCCGTTGAAGCCTATCTGGAAAAAGCCCGGCTTAAATCGGATTTGGAGCGGACCGACCTTGCCAAGAACAAGACCGGTGTTTTTACCGGTGCTTACGCAATAAATCCGGTGAACGGAAAAAAGATCCCTATCTGGATCTCCGACTATATTCTGATCTCCTATGGTACCGGAGCCATCATGGCAGTTCCGGCCCATGACCAGCGCGACTGGGAATTCGCGAAGAAGTTCGATCTGTCGATTATCGAGGTACTCAAAGGCGGAAACATCGAAACAGAGGCCTTTACCGAAGACGGTCCCCACGTAAACTCCTCCTTCCTTGACGGGATGGGCAAAGAAGAGGCCATCGATGCCATCATCTCCTGGCTTGAGGAACGCAAGCTTGGACAGCGGGCGGTCAACTACAAGCTGCGGGACTGGGTATTCAGCCGTCAGCGCTACTGGGGAGAACCCATCCCTCTGATCCACTGTCCAAAATGCGGCATTGTACCGGTTCCGGAGGACCAGCTTCCCCTTAAGCTTCCCGCGGTCGAGTCCTTCAAACCATCAGGAACCGGGGAATCTCCTCTGGCCAAGATTGATGAATGGGTTCACACCAGCTGTCCACAGTGCGGCGGTCCGGGACGGAGGGAAACCAATACCATGCCTCAGTGGGCGGGTTCCTGCTGGTACTATCTGCGTTACCTGGACCCTCGTAACGGTAATGCTCTGGCCGACCGGGACAAGATCGATTACTGGATGCCAGTGGACCTTTATGTGGGCGGTGCTGAGCATGCGGTTCTTCACCTGCTGTACGCCCGTTTCTGGCACAAAGTGCTCTTTGATATTGGGGTTGTCGGTGAAGCCGAGCCTTTCAAGCGGCTGGTAAACCAGGGAATGATAACCTCCTTCGCTTACCAGCGGTCGGACAAAACCCTCGTTCCAACGGATGAGGTAGAGGAACCGGAAACCGACACCTTTGTAGAAAAGGGAACAGGGGCGCCCCTGACCCAGGTCATCGCCAAAATGTCCAAGTCCCTCAAGAATGTTATCAATCCCGACGACATAATCCGGGATTTCGGCGCCGACTCCATGCGCGTCTACGAGATGTTCATGGGCCCCCTCCAGGTATCCAAGCCCTGGTCAACCTCCGGGATATCCGGTGTTCACCGTTTTCTTGATCGGGTGTGGCGCCTCTTCGACAAGAAACTGGTAGACCAGGAACCCTCGGAAGAGCTAACCCGTGTACTGCACAAAACCATCAAGAAGGTTACCCAGGACACCGATTCTCTTGAATTTAACACCGCCATTGCCCAGATGATGATCTTCGTCAACGAGGTCTTTAAAGAGGAGACCCTGAACCGCAGACTCATTGAACCTTTTGTGCTCCTCCTTTCGCCCTATGCCCCGCACCTTGCCGAAGAGCTATGGGAAAGGCTGGGGTACAAGCCTCTGGCCGGCCGACAGTCATGGCCTGACTACGAAGAAGAACTCACCAGGGATGAGCTGATCAATCTGGTATTCCAGATCAACGGCAAGGTCCGCGCCAAAATAGAGGCCGCCGCCGACATCAGCCCTGATACAATGAAAGAAGCAGCCCTGAACCACCCGAGAATACAGGAGCTTATCGCCGGCAAGCAGATCCGCAAGATCATCCCGGTACCGGGCAAGCTGGTCAATATAGTGGTCGGCTAA
- a CDS encoding XRE family transcriptional regulator has product MENLGKYIRRQRIHQKRTLQEVADAIGVSKSFLSRIETGKVIPAVATISKIAAALQVSISSIIDDERPLDAVFIEREKMDKNLITTGRGYSMFPVASDYNHKRMQPVYYVVKRGEIKEDTLSHEGDEFILILEGETKFRVGNVEYTMKPGDCLYFNSIEQHGIEPITDEVRYMSVFV; this is encoded by the coding sequence GTGGAGAATCTTGGCAAATATATTCGACGGCAGCGAATACATCAGAAACGGACGCTTCAGGAAGTCGCAGATGCAATCGGGGTATCAAAAAGCTTTTTGTCGAGGATAGAAACAGGTAAAGTCATTCCCGCCGTAGCTACCATATCAAAAATAGCTGCGGCGCTGCAGGTCTCTATTTCTTCTATTATCGATGATGAACGGCCGCTGGACGCAGTTTTTATTGAACGTGAAAAGATGGATAAAAACCTGATTACCACCGGCCGAGGCTACAGTATGTTCCCAGTTGCCTCTGATTATAATCACAAAAGGATGCAGCCTGTTTATTATGTGGTTAAACGTGGAGAAATTAAAGAGGACACCCTGTCGCATGAGGGAGATGAGTTCATCCTTATCCTTGAGGGCGAAACAAAGTTTAGAGTTGGTAATGTCGAATATACTATGAAACCGGGGGACTGCCTGTATTTTAACTCAATTGAACAGCATGGGATCGAACCGATAACAGATGAGGTCCGGTACATGTCTGTTTTTGTATAG
- a CDS encoding cation transporting ATPase C-terminal domain-containing protein, translated as MFPTNGGEALIIISAIALGLVILITPTQVLWVNMATAVTLAVALAFEPMERKTKPSNKPLVPLSMLARIGYVSCLHMAASLGMFIWYRNLGAAEEFARAITITRILRSKKSAP; from the coding sequence ATGTTTCCAACCAATGGGGGAGAAGCGCTGATTATAATCAGCGCCATTGCTTTGGGGCTTGTCATTCTCATTACCCCGACGCAGGTGCTCTGGGTCAACATGGCAACAGCGGTTACCCTGGCCGTGGCTCTGGCATTTGAGCCGATGGAGCGAAAAACCAAGCCATCCAATAAACCCCTTGTTCCGCTTTCCATGCTTGCCAGAATCGGTTATGTCTCCTGCTTGCATATGGCGGCATCCCTGGGCATGTTTATCTGGTACAGGAACCTTGGTGCTGCAGAGGAGTTTGCCCGGGCCATTACCATAACCCGGATCCTGAGAAGTAAAAAATCAGCGCCGTAG
- a CDS encoding transaldolase family protein, with translation MADYNNSCLEIKSMRMYLNSCNIAEIQEIAELGILGGVTMNPSMMAELNTDFVGHLQKICEIVDVPVMAQVVSENTKDIIQEAKALSSINERIIVKIQMRQDGIAAMKILADEGIKVCATGVHSIIEAITASQAGVNHVAIFIGLLGEVDENPTSELISKIRSIYDRQGSTTKLMGAVRSVNQLVESAVSGADETTCSYAIWKSFFNVPHTVKRWEKFISAWRNSYGDMNWLTGYSNK, from the coding sequence ATGGCTGACTACAACAACTCATGTTTGGAGATAAAATCAATGCGAATGTATCTGAACTCCTGTAATATAGCTGAAATACAAGAAATTGCAGAATTGGGAATACTTGGCGGTGTGACTATGAATCCGTCAATGATGGCGGAGCTTAATACAGACTTTGTCGGGCATCTGCAAAAGATTTGCGAGATCGTTGATGTTCCAGTCATGGCTCAAGTTGTGTCGGAGAATACAAAAGATATCATTCAAGAAGCAAAAGCGCTTTCGTCTATAAACGAACGGATAATCGTTAAAATCCAGATGCGTCAAGATGGTATTGCGGCGATGAAAATCCTTGCTGATGAAGGAATAAAAGTGTGTGCAACAGGAGTGCATTCGATAATTGAAGCAATAACGGCCAGTCAAGCCGGGGTAAACCATGTGGCAATATTTATCGGGCTGTTGGGGGAAGTGGATGAAAATCCCACAAGTGAACTGATTTCCAAGATACGATCGATTTATGACAGACAGGGCTCAACAACAAAACTAATGGGTGCTGTTCGCAGTGTAAATCAACTAGTCGAATCAGCAGTCTCCGGCGCGGATGAAACGACCTGTAGTTATGCAATATGGAAAAGTTTTTTTAATGTTCCTCACACTGTCAAACGCTGGGAAAAATTTATTTCTGCATGGCGAAACTCCTACGGCGATATGAACTGGCTTACCGGGTATTCTAACAAATGA